The Sedimentisphaera salicampi genome includes a region encoding these proteins:
- a CDS encoding GLUG motif-containing protein: MNTFRLPILAAMFAASFAFAFSGGDGSASNPYQISTPDHLEAVNDDLSAHYVLTNDIDLSGRTYDSAVIAPDTDYSDNGSYEPIFTGTPFSGSFDGAGYKILNLTVDTSDLTDDNIGYLSLLGKIDGGDVRNLGVENVQIIGGNDSGGLGGLCGYNEEGTIENCYATGSVSGDKRVGGLCGYNGGTITNCFAEGSVSGDERLGGLCGDNDGGTIENCYATGSVSGDDYLGGLCGDNDGGTIENCYATGSVSGDDYLGGLCGYNDHGTITNCYATSDVSGNNNSYRLGGLCGINLGGTIQNCYSTGSVSGGNDSYYLGGLCGKIEGGKITNCYATGSVSGDGYLGGLCGYNRDATIENCYATGSVSGGDDADYLGGFCGENSGTIKHCYSTSWVGAGNNSHGGFCGRKIYSTESECFWDIETSMMDIGYGKINGLDGTDDIYWILLNMEEFPGVRGKTTAQMQDINTFLDAGWDFAGESANGDEDIWVMQENGYPKLAGNAGSTTGSNPADMNEDGIVDILDFAVFSENWLIAE, encoded by the coding sequence ATGAATACTTTTAGGCTTCCCATTCTCGCAGCGATGTTTGCAGCAAGCTTTGCTTTCGCCTTCTCAGGCGGCGACGGCAGTGCAAGCAATCCCTACCAGATTTCCACCCCCGACCACCTTGAAGCGGTGAACGACGACCTCTCAGCCCATTACGTCCTGACGAATGACATCGACCTCTCCGGCAGAACATACGACAGCGCTGTTATCGCTCCTGATACTGATTACAGCGACAATGGTTCATATGAACCTATATTTACTGGCACTCCCTTTTCCGGCTCATTTGACGGGGCTGGCTATAAGATTTTGAATCTCACCGTTGACACATCAGATTTAACAGATGACAATATCGGATATCTCTCCCTTTTGGGAAAAATAGATGGCGGCGATGTTCGCAATCTTGGAGTTGAAAATGTCCAGATTATTGGCGGCAATGATTCAGGAGGTCTCGGAGGCCTGTGCGGATATAATGAAGAAGGCACAATCGAGAACTGCTATGCGACCGGCTCTGTTTCGGGAGATAAACGTGTCGGCGGCCTGTGCGGATATAATGGCGGCACAATCACAAACTGCTTTGCGGAAGGCTCTGTTTCGGGAGATGAACGTCTCGGCGGCCTGTGCGGAGATAATGATGGCGGCACAATCGAGAACTGCTATGCGACCGGCTCCGTTTCCGGAGATGATTATCTCGGCGGCCTGTGCGGAGATAATGATGGCGGCACAATCGAGAACTGCTATGCGACCGGCTCCGTTTCCGGAGATGATTATCTCGGCGGCCTGTGCGGATATAATGATCACGGAACAATCACGAACTGCTATGCCACCAGCGATGTTTCAGGGAACAATAATTCATATCGTCTTGGCGGCCTGTGCGGAATAAATCTAGGAGGCACAATCCAGAACTGTTATTCCACGGGCTCTGTTTCAGGCGGCAATGATTCTTATTATCTCGGCGGCCTGTGCGGAAAGATTGAAGGAGGCAAAATTACAAACTGCTATGCGACAGGCTCCGTTTCCGGAGATGGTTATCTCGGCGGTTTGTGCGGATATAACAGAGATGCTACAATCGAAAACTGCTATGCTACTGGCTCTGTTTCAGGCGGCGATGATGCTGATTATCTCGGCGGTTTCTGCGGCGAAAACTCGGGAACAATCAAACACTGCTACTCTACCTCTTGGGTAGGGGCTGGCAATAATTCCCATGGTGGATTTTGTGGTAGAAAGATATACAGCACAGAATCGGAGTGTTTCTGGGATATTGAAACATCAATGATGGATATCGGGTATGGCAAAATCAACGGATTAGACGGCACCGACGATATCTACTGGATTTTGCTCAATATGGAGGAATTTCCGGGCGTTCGAGGCAAAACCACCGCTCAAATGCAGGATATAAACACGTTCCTCGATGCCGGCTGGGATTTTGCAGGCGAGAGCGCAAACGGCGATGAGGATATCTGGGTTATGCAGGAAAACGGATACCCCAAGCTCGCCGGCAATGCAGGCAGCACCACGGGGAGCAATCCTGCCGATATGAACGAAGACGGCATTGTTGATATTCTCGATTTTGCGGTATTCTCGGAGAACTGGCTTATTGCGGAGTGA
- a CDS encoding S9 family peptidase — protein MRIIFNFLLLLTAVCIAGDVLEMYKKADESITKRNRGLSFTDSVNPNWIRGTSNFWYKRNLPDGNEYILVRPDKELRKKAFNHKDLAEKLSKETGKEYSPLKLPFNQISLSKDFKQISFRAEGEKFAYNLETSVLKKVESEDNKAEQKQKNTKKKHRKSAGKVSPNGKWRAFRRNHNLWFENMETGEKFAASEDGKLLNAYASSVPAPQKITDEDFLRGGEAIKTNFTGSWSPDSKYFACYRVNLEDCGWLHIVKNAPKDSARPELYSFVYPMGADENVPECSPYVFCPSEKTAKKCSVKPVYRLYYGGAAGINWDRNSETFTYLWRARGYKEARYIEVNAETAEPRIIISEKTDTTLPPMYRQVYKLKTKAEILWTSEQNGWNQLYSVSRNSGEVTLLTPAPFFTKKIYFVNEKERFAVVGAAAHEEGDPYYRYIYKVDLDGKGMKQLTPKPGNHKVKFGPQHKFFIDSSSTVQNPPEICLRNMDGEKVLGLEKADTSKLLETGWEPPIKFKTKAANGETDIYGNLFLPKDKDPKKAYPVLEHVYTGPHSYYTRKHFRPWCWEEVYTKLGFAVIRVDPRGTGCRSKKFHDYSYKNLGGSGIDDRIAAIKHMAEKYPCIDASKVGCFGGSAGGYDAARSLLIRPKFYSAAVAVSGNHDHRNDKAWWTEAWMGYPDEGHYKAQSNVTAAENLEGDLLLIHGDMDKNVHISASLQLAEALIKANKDFDLIAAVNSGHGCPELYYERRRWDYFTEHLRGVQPPKEYKIGGK, from the coding sequence ATGAGAATAATTTTTAATTTCCTGCTTTTGCTGACGGCTGTCTGCATCGCAGGCGATGTTCTTGAAATGTACAAAAAGGCGGATGAAAGCATTACTAAACGCAACAGAGGGCTTTCTTTCACAGATTCGGTGAATCCTAACTGGATACGCGGGACAAGTAATTTCTGGTATAAAAGGAATCTGCCTGATGGAAATGAATATATCTTGGTGCGTCCTGATAAGGAGCTCCGAAAGAAGGCCTTCAACCATAAAGACCTCGCTGAGAAGCTCAGCAAAGAAACAGGCAAGGAATATTCACCTCTCAAACTTCCCTTCAACCAGATTTCGCTTTCCAAGGACTTCAAGCAGATAAGCTTCAGGGCTGAGGGCGAAAAGTTCGCCTACAACCTTGAGACTTCCGTTCTGAAAAAGGTTGAGAGCGAAGATAACAAGGCGGAACAGAAACAGAAGAATACAAAGAAGAAACACCGCAAATCGGCAGGAAAGGTTTCTCCAAACGGCAAGTGGCGGGCGTTCAGGAGGAATCACAATCTCTGGTTCGAAAATATGGAAACGGGGGAAAAATTCGCCGCCAGCGAAGATGGAAAGCTTCTCAATGCATACGCCTCAAGCGTTCCTGCTCCTCAAAAAATCACGGATGAAGATTTTCTAAGAGGCGGGGAAGCAATAAAAACAAATTTTACCGGCAGCTGGAGCCCCGATTCCAAATATTTCGCCTGCTACAGGGTAAATCTTGAAGACTGCGGCTGGCTGCACATAGTTAAGAATGCCCCTAAGGATTCAGCGAGGCCTGAGCTCTATTCGTTTGTGTATCCGATGGGAGCGGATGAAAACGTTCCGGAATGCAGCCCTTATGTATTCTGCCCCTCCGAAAAAACAGCGAAAAAATGCAGCGTTAAACCTGTTTACAGGCTCTACTACGGCGGCGCAGCGGGGATAAACTGGGACAGGAATTCAGAAACTTTCACCTATCTCTGGAGGGCAAGAGGCTATAAAGAGGCAAGGTACATTGAGGTAAATGCAGAAACCGCTGAGCCCCGAATAATCATCTCTGAGAAGACAGATACCACCCTGCCGCCGATGTACCGGCAGGTTTACAAGCTCAAAACTAAAGCGGAAATCCTTTGGACAAGCGAGCAGAACGGCTGGAATCAGCTTTACAGCGTAAGCAGAAACTCCGGCGAGGTTACCCTTCTCACCCCTGCCCCTTTTTTCACGAAGAAAATCTACTTCGTGAATGAAAAGGAGCGTTTTGCAGTAGTAGGGGCAGCGGCGCACGAAGAGGGCGATCCGTATTACAGGTACATATACAAAGTGGACCTGGACGGGAAGGGAATGAAGCAGCTGACGCCCAAGCCGGGAAATCATAAGGTGAAGTTCGGGCCTCAGCACAAATTTTTCATTGATTCATCAAGCACTGTGCAAAATCCTCCAGAAATCTGCCTGCGGAATATGGACGGAGAAAAAGTCTTGGGGCTCGAAAAGGCAGATACCAGCAAGCTGCTTGAAACCGGCTGGGAGCCTCCAATCAAATTCAAGACAAAAGCGGCAAACGGGGAAACTGATATCTACGGAAATCTCTTTCTGCCCAAAGATAAAGACCCCAAGAAGGCCTATCCGGTGCTGGAGCACGTTTATACCGGGCCGCACAGCTACTATACAAGGAAACATTTCCGCCCATGGTGCTGGGAAGAGGTTTACACGAAGCTGGGTTTTGCTGTGATTCGGGTTGACCCGCGCGGAACAGGCTGCAGGAGCAAAAAATTCCACGACTACTCTTACAAGAATCTGGGCGGGAGCGGCATTGACGACCGTATAGCCGCAATAAAGCATATGGCGGAAAAATACCCCTGCATTGATGCCTCGAAGGTGGGGTGTTTCGGCGGGAGCGCCGGCGGGTACGATGCGGCAAGATCCCTTCTTATCAGGCCGAAATTTTACTCCGCCGCAGTAGCGGTATCCGGAAATCACGACCACCGCAACGACAAAGCCTGGTGGACAGAGGCATGGATGGGCTATCCGGATGAAGGGCATTACAAGGCACAGTCCAACGTAACAGCAGCGGAAAATCTTGAAGGCGATTTGCTGCTGATTCACGGGGATATGGATAAAAACGTGCATATAAGCGCAAGCTTACAACTCGCTGAGGCTCTGATTAAAGCGAATAAAGACTTCGACCTCATAGCGGCAGTTAATTCCGGCCACGGCTGCCCTGAACTGTATTATGAACGCCGGAGATGGGATTACTTCACCGAGCATCTAAGAGGTGTTCAGCCGCCGAAAGAGTACAAAATCGGCGGAAAATAA
- a CDS encoding response regulator, whose translation MAEAGKINTTILLVEDNPGDQKLFSKSLQMKEIDSQVVTADTGEEAVEYFKAANEDKNFIRPDLIILDLNMPGMGGKAFLKHFKNMEEFNDIPVVVLTTSDSDIDIVESYKLQAAGYIKKPVSLKGFLEVISTLEKYWIGTCKLPGRDS comes from the coding sequence ATGGCAGAAGCCGGAAAAATTAATACAACAATCCTGCTTGTAGAAGACAATCCGGGCGATCAGAAGCTTTTCAGCAAGTCTTTGCAGATGAAGGAGATTGATTCGCAGGTTGTAACAGCAGATACCGGCGAGGAGGCTGTGGAGTATTTCAAAGCAGCAAATGAAGACAAAAATTTCATCCGGCCGGATCTTATCATCCTCGATTTGAATATGCCCGGTATGGGTGGGAAGGCCTTCTTGAAGCATTTCAAAAATATGGAGGAATTTAATGATATTCCGGTAGTTGTGCTCACCACTTCCGACTCGGATATAGATATAGTTGAGAGCTATAAGCTTCAGGCCGCCGGATACATTAAAAAACCGGTTTCGCTGAAGGGATTTCTGGAAGTGATCTCAACGCTCGAGAAGTACTGGATAGGAACGTGCAAACTGCCCGGCAGGGATTCATAA
- a CDS encoding DNA-deoxyinosine glycosylase produces MDCKSSSTKQRIAEYTLRSFPFSADARSRVLILGSMPGGESLRQQQYYAHPQNLFWHFMGEFFGAGRELSYQDRLEKLKSSGVALWDAARSCLREGSLDNNIKNAQPNDFDCLLRAAPNIHSIFFNGRKAAELFRKLAACKFPQTQRIEQITLPSTSPANASIPYEKKLAAWRTVLEATKRGR; encoded by the coding sequence ATGGATTGCAAATCAAGCAGCACAAAGCAAAGAATCGCTGAATACACCCTTCGAAGCTTTCCGTTCTCGGCAGACGCCCGCAGCCGAGTTCTTATTCTCGGGTCTATGCCTGGAGGCGAATCGCTCAGGCAGCAGCAGTATTATGCCCACCCGCAAAACCTGTTTTGGCACTTTATGGGTGAGTTTTTTGGTGCTGGCAGGGAGCTTTCATACCAAGACAGGCTTGAAAAGCTCAAAAGCAGCGGCGTGGCTTTGTGGGATGCTGCCCGGAGCTGCTTACGGGAAGGCAGCCTCGATAACAATATCAAAAATGCACAGCCGAATGATTTTGACTGCCTTCTGAGAGCTGCTCCGAATATCCATAGCATCTTTTTTAACGGCCGGAAAGCAGCAGAACTTTTCAGGAAACTCGCAGCCTGCAAATTCCCTCAAACCCAAAGAATTGAGCAAATCACCCTGCCCTCAACAAGCCCCGCAAACGCATCAATACCATACGAAAAAAAACTCGCCGCTTGGCGAACGGTTTTGGAGGCTACGAAGAGAGGCAGATAA
- a CDS encoding YkgJ family cysteine cluster protein, producing MSNYPWYAAGLHFECMQCRNCCSGPGEGYVWVSEEELAKIAEKLGKSFDKVKKFHSRKAQGGMSLLEDELTKDCEFLTKNGCSIYSVRPLQCRTWPFWDCNLESPETWNLAAKRCPGINRGRLYTFEEIESIRNNEGIAV from the coding sequence ATGAGCAATTATCCTTGGTATGCGGCGGGTCTGCACTTTGAATGCATGCAATGCAGAAACTGCTGCTCGGGGCCGGGTGAAGGTTACGTATGGGTAAGCGAAGAGGAGCTTGCCAAAATAGCTGAGAAGCTTGGCAAAAGCTTTGATAAGGTTAAGAAATTCCATTCCCGCAAGGCACAGGGAGGTATGAGCCTTCTGGAAGACGAGCTCACAAAAGACTGTGAATTTCTCACCAAAAACGGCTGCAGTATATACAGCGTTCGCCCGCTTCAATGCCGGACATGGCCATTCTGGGACTGCAATCTCGAGAGCCCTGAGACATGGAATCTCGCGGCAAAAAGGTGCCCGGGAATCAACCGCGGGCGTCTTTACACCTTCGAAGAGATTGAAAGCATACGAAACAACGAGGGGATTGCTGTATGA
- a CDS encoding YkgJ family cysteine cluster protein, which yields MTDKRKVLEEVVKVYASIERRLSSENIPPCRQCGSCCNFARFGHRLYVSTPEIMYFRHYVPAKTELVNGKCPYLKDSKCSVHKYRFAGCRVFNCMMSEELQSEISEFAVKRFREICDKHGLDYQYIDLEQALQSDIH from the coding sequence ATGACAGATAAGCGTAAGGTATTAGAGGAGGTTGTAAAGGTGTACGCCTCGATCGAACGGAGGCTCTCCAGCGAAAATATCCCGCCCTGCAGGCAATGCGGGAGCTGCTGCAATTTCGCAAGATTCGGACACAGGCTGTATGTTTCTACGCCTGAGATCATGTATTTCAGGCATTATGTGCCGGCTAAGACTGAACTAGTAAACGGAAAATGCCCGTACCTTAAAGACAGCAAATGCAGCGTACATAAGTACCGTTTTGCAGGATGCCGTGTCTTCAACTGTATGATGAGCGAAGAGCTTCAGTCTGAGATAAGCGAGTTTGCAGTTAAGAGATTTCGAGAAATCTGCGATAAACACGGGCTTGATTATCAATATATAGACCTTGAGCAGGCATTGCAGTCTGATATACATTAG
- the atpB gene encoding F0F1 ATP synthase subunit A: MKFALATMNPLEEVLSKKLFSFGGFVFTNHMVMVALAASVLLIVLPLSCRKVRLVRHGFGNAIETICVFFRNEVVRPFLKEQTDKYVPVIWTLFFFILSMNLLGMIPLDKIIYIFTGEKNHIVGAATGNIFVTGALALFSFIFFHAAGILENGVGNYIRNFCPKVPGPIYPLIFLLEVLSSFIRMFSLAVRLFANLFAGHMMLAVILGFIFFFKNILAATVSISFAALISMLELFVAFLQAYIFAFLTTIYIGMAIHQDH, encoded by the coding sequence ATGAAATTTGCATTAGCGACAATGAATCCCCTCGAAGAGGTGCTCTCTAAGAAGCTCTTCAGCTTCGGCGGGTTCGTTTTCACTAATCATATGGTTATGGTGGCGCTAGCTGCCTCTGTTTTGCTTATTGTTCTGCCGCTGAGCTGCCGGAAAGTGCGGCTGGTAAGGCATGGATTCGGCAACGCAATCGAAACAATCTGCGTATTCTTCCGCAATGAAGTTGTAAGGCCTTTTCTCAAGGAGCAGACAGACAAATACGTACCTGTTATATGGACACTGTTTTTCTTTATTCTCTCGATGAATCTTCTGGGGATGATACCTCTTGATAAGATTATATATATATTTACAGGCGAGAAGAACCACATAGTCGGTGCTGCTACCGGCAATATATTCGTTACAGGTGCTCTTGCACTTTTCTCTTTCATATTTTTCCATGCAGCGGGAATCCTCGAAAACGGCGTTGGCAACTACATTCGCAATTTCTGCCCTAAAGTGCCCGGGCCTATATATCCGCTTATATTCCTGCTTGAGGTGCTGAGTTCATTCATCAGGATGTTTTCGCTTGCTGTGAGGCTTTTTGCGAACCTCTTTGCAGGACATATGATGCTCGCTGTAATACTCGGATTCATCTTCTTTTTCAAGAATATACTCGCGGCAACAGTTTCAATCTCTTTCGCAGCTTTGATAAGTATGCTGGAGCTGTTCGTTGCGTTCTTGCAGGCGTACATATTCGCTTTTCTTACTACTATTTACATTGGAATGGCAATCCATCAGGACCACTAA
- the atpE gene encoding ATP synthase F0 subunit C, protein MTKLLTVLPAILSTVNIDIDDKGIVMLGGLLGCGLIVIGAGLGIGNLAGRATEAIARQPEAGGRIFTCMLIAASLIEGVTLIGLIICLLPLFFM, encoded by the coding sequence ATGACAAAACTACTTACAGTTTTGCCGGCAATACTCTCCACAGTCAACATTGATATTGACGATAAGGGTATTGTAATGCTTGGCGGCCTTCTGGGCTGCGGGCTTATAGTAATCGGCGCAGGGCTCGGCATTGGGAATCTTGCCGGCAGGGCTACCGAAGCTATTGCAAGACAGCCGGAAGCCGGAGGCAGAATCTTCACGTGTATGCTCATTGCAGCATCACTGATTGAAGGCGTTACTCTTATCGGGCTTATTATCTGCCTGCTTCCTCTTTTCTTTATGTAA
- the atpF gene encoding F0F1 ATP synthase subunit B codes for MALFEKIRYLLLCFSVNAVLLASETAAGGAEGESEKVNIFSGYLSESIWTLVWFAVLVFMLGKFVWKPMLAGLKAREDHISGEINSAEEMKKEAGQKLEQYQSKLENAEKDGKKAAQKHISEAEKKSQEILSKAMSEADEIKARAREDAKKAAESAKGSFVDEAGTIVCSLGSRIIGRVITPEDNKQLIDQAVDEFKKSYISGNS; via the coding sequence TTGGCTTTATTCGAAAAAATCAGATACCTGCTTCTCTGTTTTTCCGTGAATGCTGTACTGCTGGCTTCTGAGACAGCAGCTGGCGGGGCAGAAGGCGAATCCGAGAAGGTTAATATCTTCAGCGGATACCTCAGCGAATCCATCTGGACGCTTGTATGGTTCGCTGTGCTGGTATTTATGCTCGGGAAATTTGTATGGAAGCCTATGCTCGCAGGGCTGAAGGCCCGTGAAGACCATATCAGCGGCGAGATAAACAGCGCCGAAGAGATGAAAAAAGAGGCCGGCCAGAAGCTTGAGCAGTATCAAAGCAAACTTGAAAACGCAGAGAAAGATGGCAAAAAGGCCGCTCAGAAACATATTAGCGAGGCTGAAAAGAAAAGTCAGGAGATCCTTTCCAAGGCTATGTCTGAAGCGGACGAGATCAAGGCAAGGGCAAGAGAAGATGCCAAAAAAGCTGCGGAATCTGCAAAGGGTTCGTTTGTGGATGAGGCCGGCACGATTGTCTGCTCGCTTGGAAGCAGGATTATCGGAAGAGTGATTACGCCGGAAGACAATAAGCAGCTTATTGATCAGGCCGTGGATGAATTTAAGAAGTCTTATATCTCCGGAAACAGCTGA
- the atpH gene encoding ATP synthase F1 subunit delta → MKDFSATAEIYAKPFFEIAEENGKIQLLFSELEVCADSFSRQKDVLSFFDSPFVQTSEKIKAAESALAGKADNFTTGLIVSLARRGRIGLLPEIIKAFEVLEAKSRGVEFVKLTLASEPSEDIREHIEKRLKEAIGKETRFEYQFDPDLIGGVVIEHNGKVVDNSVRNNLNKAVNKITGSIRSRKLKSG, encoded by the coding sequence ATGAAGGATTTTTCAGCAACAGCAGAGATTTACGCCAAGCCTTTCTTTGAAATAGCAGAGGAAAACGGCAAAATCCAGCTGCTTTTCAGCGAGCTTGAGGTTTGCGCAGACAGTTTTTCGCGGCAGAAAGACGTGCTAAGCTTTTTCGACAGCCCTTTCGTTCAAACCAGCGAGAAGATAAAAGCTGCCGAAAGCGCGTTGGCGGGGAAGGCAGATAATTTCACAACTGGTCTTATAGTAAGCCTTGCCAGAAGAGGGCGAATCGGCCTTTTACCGGAAATTATAAAGGCATTCGAGGTGCTGGAGGCGAAGAGCAGAGGCGTTGAATTCGTTAAGCTCACTCTCGCCTCAGAGCCGAGCGAAGATATCAGAGAGCATATTGAAAAAAGGCTCAAAGAGGCAATAGGTAAAGAAACGAGATTCGAATACCAGTTCGACCCGGATCTGATAGGCGGGGTTGTGATAGAGCACAACGGGAAAGTTGTGGACAACTCAGTTCGAAATAATTTAAACAAGGCCGTAAACAAGATTACCGGCAGCATTCGCAGCCGAAAGCTAAAGTCGGGTTAA
- the atpA gene encoding F0F1 ATP synthase subunit alpha — translation MKLDVQEISSLIKKEISQYNKEIDVSTVGRVTEVGDGIAHVYGLENAMAGEILEFEGGVPGEVFNLNENSIGAVIYGDYSKISEGSAVKATGRVLTVPTGQKLLGRVVDPLCKPLDGKGEIESESMRLVDSSAPGIADRQPVNQPLMTGLKSVDAMIPIGRGQRELIIGDRKTGKTAIALDAIVNQKGGDVVCVYVAIGQKESTVAEVVDMLERQGAMEHTVVVAANASDSAPLQYIAPYTGCAIAEHFMYKSGRDTLCVYDDLSKHAVAYREMSLLLRRPPGREAFPGDIFYLHSRLLERGVKLSDKLGGGSLTALPIVETLEGQVSAYIPTNIISITDGQIYLQRDLFLSGVRPAVDVGISVSRVGGDAQVPAMKKVAGRLRLDLASFRELEDFARLGTELDDASQAQLDRGYRMVELLKQPQFSPMSCADQVISIFAGSKGALDDIEANRVSDFLTELLAWMRLEANEYVKEIEDTGKISDELAEGLMSVIEMYKNVYRFSFGG, via the coding sequence ATGAAACTTGACGTTCAGGAAATAAGTTCGCTGATCAAAAAAGAGATCAGCCAGTACAATAAAGAGATCGATGTTTCTACTGTCGGAAGAGTAACTGAAGTGGGCGACGGTATTGCTCACGTTTACGGGCTCGAGAATGCGATGGCAGGAGAAATCCTTGAGTTTGAGGGCGGCGTCCCGGGCGAGGTTTTCAACCTGAACGAGAACAGCATCGGAGCAGTGATCTACGGCGACTACAGCAAGATAAGCGAAGGAAGCGCCGTAAAAGCGACAGGACGGGTGCTTACAGTGCCTACAGGGCAGAAACTGCTCGGACGCGTAGTAGATCCGCTATGCAAGCCGCTGGACGGCAAGGGTGAGATTGAATCTGAAAGTATGCGGCTTGTGGACTCTTCTGCTCCCGGGATTGCAGACAGGCAGCCGGTTAATCAGCCGCTGATGACAGGCCTTAAGAGCGTGGATGCGATGATCCCGATTGGACGAGGACAGAGAGAGCTGATTATCGGAGACAGAAAAACCGGCAAAACAGCAATAGCTCTGGATGCGATAGTTAATCAGAAAGGCGGGGATGTTGTCTGCGTTTACGTGGCAATCGGTCAGAAGGAATCCACAGTTGCAGAAGTAGTTGATATGCTCGAAAGACAAGGCGCTATGGAGCATACAGTGGTTGTTGCGGCGAACGCCTCAGACAGCGCACCGCTTCAGTATATCGCTCCTTACACCGGCTGCGCAATAGCGGAGCATTTTATGTATAAGAGCGGCAGAGACACCCTCTGCGTTTACGACGATCTATCAAAGCACGCCGTGGCATATCGTGAGATGAGTCTTCTTTTGAGAAGGCCGCCGGGAAGAGAGGCCTTTCCGGGGGATATCTTCTATCTGCACAGCAGGCTGCTTGAAAGAGGGGTTAAGCTCAGCGACAAACTCGGAGGCGGCTCGCTTACCGCCCTGCCGATTGTGGAAACTCTCGAAGGACAGGTTTCAGCCTATATCCCAACGAATATAATCTCCATCACAGACGGCCAGATATACCTTCAGAGAGATCTTTTCCTCTCGGGCGTGCGCCCCGCTGTTGATGTGGGGATAAGCGTTTCGAGGGTTGGAGGAGATGCTCAGGTTCCGGCGATGAAGAAGGTGGCCGGAAGGCTCAGGCTCGATCTTGCCTCGTTCCGAGAATTGGAAGACTTCGCCCGCCTTGGCACCGAGCTTGATGATGCCTCGCAGGCTCAGCTCGACAGAGGCTACAGGATGGTGGAGCTGCTCAAGCAGCCGCAGTTCTCTCCGATGAGCTGCGCTGATCAGGTGATTTCAATTTTCGCAGGCTCGAAAGGAGCTCTCGATGATATTGAGGCTAACAGGGTATCCGATTTTCTAACCGAGCTTCTCGCCTGGATGCGTCTTGAAGCGAATGAGTATGTAAAGGAAATTGAAGACACCGGAAAGATCTCCGATGAGCTCGCTGAAGGACTAATGAGCGTTATAGAGATGTACAAAAATGTTTACCGCTTCTCCTTCGGCGGATAA
- a CDS encoding GxxExxY protein, whose translation MTELEEAQIINYFKAAKIKLGLILNFGSSSLQSKRLIY comes from the coding sequence ATAACAGAATTAGAAGAAGCCCAAATAATAAATTACTTTAAGGCTGCTAAAATAAAATTAGGATTAATCTTGAATTTTGGTTCATCAAGTCTTCAGAGTAAAAGATTGATATATTAA
- the atpG gene encoding ATP synthase F1 subunit gamma, which yields MASIRQILQRKRAVANIRKVTKTMEMISTSRYRQYFEMWQSGQKFYNYLAELAYLMLTSEKKIEHPLMQENESGNLAILVIGANRGLCGGFNSALNHMIEVHIKRAKRLRKKLVVYVSGKKAAAFLRHKGVKVKKEFSDFEEMPSGRQSDDMADEFMNLYINGEIDYFGIVHTRFFSVASQKPQTLTILPVSELIDDLTTRSTVIWPWSCEAGEFELEPDLNQMFEGMVQMMLRTAVSGCFVDSVLSEYLARVVAMKSATDNAEDMIQALNSQYNSARQNKITTELTDIVSGVEALG from the coding sequence ATGGCGAGTATAAGGCAAATACTACAAAGGAAACGAGCTGTAGCGAATATACGCAAGGTTACAAAGACCATGGAGATGATCTCAACCTCGCGTTACCGCCAGTATTTCGAAATGTGGCAGAGCGGGCAGAAGTTTTACAACTACCTCGCTGAGCTTGCCTACCTTATGCTCACAAGCGAGAAGAAAATCGAACATCCGCTTATGCAGGAAAACGAATCGGGGAACTTAGCGATCCTCGTTATCGGGGCAAACAGAGGCCTCTGCGGCGGCTTCAACAGCGCTCTGAACCATATGATTGAGGTGCATATCAAGCGTGCGAAGCGTTTGCGGAAGAAGCTTGTTGTATATGTATCCGGGAAGAAAGCTGCTGCGTTTCTCAGGCATAAGGGCGTTAAAGTGAAGAAGGAATTCTCCGATTTTGAGGAGATGCCCTCCGGCAGGCAGAGCGACGATATGGCTGATGAGTTTATGAATCTCTATATCAACGGCGAAATTGACTACTTCGGCATTGTACATACAAGATTCTTCTCGGTTGCGAGCCAAAAGCCGCAAACGCTGACAATACTTCCCGTTTCCGAGCTGATAGACGATTTAACAACTCGTTCAACAGTCATATGGCCGTGGTCTTGCGAGGCTGGGGAATTCGAGCTCGAACCAGACTTAAACCAGATGTTCGAGGGCATGGTTCAGATGATGCTGAGAACAGCAGTTTCAGGGTGCTTTGTGGATTCGGTGCTGAGCGAATATTTAGCGAGAGTGGTGGCGATGAAGAGCGCAACAGACAACGCAGAAGATATGATTCAAGCACTTAATTCTCAATACAACAGCGCACGACAGAATAAGATTACAACAGAACTAACCGATATAGTCAGCGGCGTTGAGGCGCTGGGCTAA